A stretch of DNA from Macrotis lagotis isolate mMagLag1 chromosome X, bilby.v1.9.chrom.fasta, whole genome shotgun sequence:
acctCAGTGGCACTGTATCACAAGCATATGAGGGAGTCCGGTATAAGAGGCCTGGAAATGTAGAAAGGGGCCAAGTTATGAAGTCTTTTAAAACTCAGAGggttttatttttgatctttggtataatagggaaccactggagttgaTTAAGCAGTggggtgatatggtcagacctgcactttaggaaaatcaatttaatagctgaggatggattggagtgggaagaaCCTCCAGGCATGAAGACCAACCAAAAAGTCATTGAAATAGTCTAGATGAGAGGTAGTAAGGGCCTGCATTAGGGTGGTGatagtgtcagagaagagaaggggaatatATGAGATTTATAAAGGTAGAAACAAGACTTAGATATGGGGGagtaagagaataaataaataaacaaacaaacaaataaataagtgaatgagtgaatgaatacaaaaatgaaaaaaaaatttgaaatataaatggTAAAGTAAGACTGTCTATGCTCTCAAGAAACTCCtattttaatggaggagacaacacatGAAAAGTTTCAGCTGTCAGTCAGATGGAGAGGTACTATGGTCCTTAGGGTAAAGTGGAAAATATTGCCTCTTCTTTGATGTCATTTCCACCAATAGAACAGATCAAGTAAAGGATTTTGGGAGATTAAAGAACTCTTGAGTGAATCAagtcaactaatatttattaagcactttctatgtGATAAAATCTATAATAAAGATTGATGATGTTCTCCAGGAGTTTATAGTTTAATTGGggggcaacatgcaaacaactatgttcaataaactatatataggataaattggagataatcaacaaaggGCAGGCACTAGCGTCAAAAAGGATTGGGAAACCTCCAACTAATGATGCTGTAGCATGTAGTGGGGACAAAAGGCAAAAATTAGGTTGTCCTTGACCTTGAAGGATCTAGCTGACATTTAATGGGATGGGGTTTAGGGCAGGGAAGAGATGGACAAGAGTAAAGACAGGTTCAAAATATATCTAAAGTAAATGCACAAAGCAACTTTGAAGGAAGGTGGGGGTATGAGAGTAGAGAGAACACTAACAACTGGGAGGATCAAGATCAGGGTCAGGTAGCAAGTGGCACCTGAGGTCAACCTGAAAAGGAATTCAGCATTCTAAGAGATAGCAATGAGTCTTGCCCAACCAATTAACCAGCACGTGCTTTAGGGACTAGGAGAAATATTATCATTCAGTCAAGACCTTCAGATTCTGTGACTGACTTTTTTATGAGTTGGAGCTGAACAGAAACAGAagggaaattaaaattaataattggtgatttatataaacacataataTTAATTTCTCTCACATGGATAATTAGGAATATCAGAATGGCAGCTATGTGGTAGATAaaggatagaaaaaataaatataaatgtagagAAAAGAAACTGGAATCAAGGATACTATTAGGAGGCAATTTCAATTCAGTTCTGAACTTACCTCTCAATTGTATCTAAAACCACTTCAAATCCTCAAAATTCTACTTCCCTTTACTCCATTATTTCTGAAATTGACATTCACCCAGCATTTCATCTTCAGACCTTGGTGTTAGGTGTCTtggaattttttctctctctaatcttcCACATCTTGTCAATTTAATCCTGTTAAATGcatctccaaaatatttctccTTATAGTCTCTCCTTGCTAATCCacattgtcatttcttataattttccCTATGCTCTAGTCAtgtaatttttcttcttaaattttggTGATTCCCAATTACAATTCCTTGTAGAATTTGTTTTAAGCTAAAAGAGATCTAAAAGATTATTTAATCCaatcctttatttatttaacagataaagaaatttatcttCTTCCCCAGAGGGTACAAATGACTTATTATTCTCGGTATGAGCTGAATCATCATCAGTCTCctgattcattgtttttttccctattggATCCCACTTCATCTGGCCTTCAAGGCTCTTAATAGAAACTCCAATCTAATTTCTGTGGTGGGTGAAAGGAAACAAAGACTAAGGAAACAAAGGTTTAATTCTGTGCCTATAGTAATGCATGTCAATTGCTTAACAAATCAATTCCAGACCCCTAAAATTTGGCAATGGATTCTGAAATACAGACTTTTATGCACTAAAAATAGTTAATCAAACAACTGAAATAAAACAATCAGGATTATTaaattaggtaatctgatttctagttgaaggaaagagtaagggTTTGAAAGGTGTGAGGTTGTGAGGGAGAAATCAAACAGGTGCAATTCCCTGAAATATAGATTCaatcaaaggaaaatggaaacaataattgaTTCACTATTACAAgggccagttttcagataagacatgCAGATTGCTTGATATGTttaattgtgagaaaactccttgAATCAATCTATGGATCTGCTGGGGTTTTTGGTAAGTAAAACCTCGGTCCTTAGTTAAGGGTCTCTTAAGCAGTAAATAGAGATGGTCCAGTTTCCTAATCACACAGGATTAGGTTCAAATAATGCAATTAAGTTTCTCATAATTCTcacaattgaataaagttttctcacatgACAGAAACTGAGCTAGATACatattgaatagaaatagaaCTGAGCTAGCTCCAGAATTGGAGTTAGTATGGTTCACTCAATTCTCACTACCACTTGCTaatctaattccctcaatttcctcatctcattCTATTATCCATTCATATGTTCTAAATTCTAGTGAAACTAGCCCAGCTCAGTCAGTTAaccaactaacatttattaagcacctattatatactAGACACTAGACCATGCATTGGTAGAtataaagaaagttttaaaacaaCAACATATAGTCCATGCtgtcaaggaactcacagtctaatagaggaTACCAACTCTTAGGTACAAATAagatgttgtttagtcatgtccaactcctcatgattccatttggagttgtcttggcaaagatcctagagaggtttgccatctccttctccagctcattttacagagcagaaaactgaggcaaacagggaggTGACTTGATgagggtcatatagttaggaagtgtctgacgTCAGATTGAACTCTGGAGgatgcatcttcctgactccagtcctgacactatctactgtaccacccagctgcctctcaAACAAGACATAGGATATATTAAATGATCAATAGAGAAGGAAGGAACTAAGTTTAAGGAAGACAAGGACAGATTTCTTGCAGAATGGGACTTTAGCTGAAATTTGAAAGAAGCCAAAaatcagagatgaagaaaatttcAGGCATGGAAGAAAGGCAGTAAAAAAGCAATTTGGGAGATTGTGTGTTATGCTCAAGAAACATACAGGTTGCTATTGTCAATGGTTCACAAAGTACATAGAGGAAATCAAGTATCAGGAgcctggaaaggaaggaaggggacaggttatgaatgattttaaaaggcagagggttttatatttaatcctttgTGTAACAGGGAGCCTGTAGAATTTATCAACCAGTGGGGACCTACATTTTAGCTAAAATCAGTTTGAGAGTTTAAATTGAGGATGGATAGGAgtaagggaaagataaggcagagagaccaattatCAGCCTATTGCAATAGTCTGAGCTTGAAGGGATGAGGGCCTACACCAGCATGGTGGCAGtgacagaagaaagaaggaagcattTATAAGAAATGTTATGGAGGTAGAATTGACAGAATTTGACAAATGATTGGCTATGAGAGATAAGAGGAAGGAACTGAGGAATTGAAGTATTGAACTTGGATGAATGGGAGAATGGTACACTTGATagtaatagagaagttaggaagaggggagagttTAGGGAGAAAGGTAATGAATTCAGTTTGGgaaatgttgaatttaatttatcTGTGGGATCCAGTTTAATATGCTTAAAAAGCAATTGGAGGTGTAAGACTGAAAGTTaagagagaggttagggctggacAAGTTGATCTGAGAGACATCTACGTAGAGATAATTTATATCATGGGAACTAATGAGATCATCAAATAATATAGTAAATAGGCAAAAAAGAAGAGTTAGGACAGAGTCTTGGGGACCCTCAAAAGGAAACCAGTTTAGGAATTTCAGGCAAAGGAGACGGACAAGGAACAGTCTAACAGAACCAAGGGAGAGCAATGTATCATGAAAATTTAGAAAGCATCAAGGAAAAGACAATAACAATGTCAAAGGCTACAGAGGGCTCAAGAAGGATAATGACTGAGAAAATATCATTAGATTTGCCAAGATCACGAGATGGCCATCcaatagtttcagttgaatggAGTTAAGGACTgattgagagaaaaggaaatggcgaCATCAATTATAGTtggccttctcaaggagtttagccacaaaagggagaaaaaatagaattgatagcCAGCAGGAATTGTGTGTAGATATTTTGAGGACAAGGGATCCGCAGGCATTTTTGTAGTAATTAATGGAAGCAGAGTGACTGAAGATTAGTGAGAGAAGAGAGATCTGCTGTAGAAGACAGATCCCAGTTCAAAAGGGTGCTTTCCCATCTCCAGGCTTCTGACTACCTTTTCTTGTGCCTAGAATGCTGTCGCCACCACGTTGTCAATTGAAACCCTCTCTACCCCAACCGCCTCAATTCCAAAATCACCTTTATGAGAAAGCTTGCCTTTGACCCAACTCCAAGTAAAACCCTATTTCACAAAGGGGTCGATTTGGTTATACTTCTCTGTTGCATCTACCCTTAGTTATAGCATATTATATTTTTCTGGTTATGGCTAGCATTCCCCTCCACAGTTAAAAGTCTTTGTGCACTCCATAGCTTGTAAATCTCCTGGCTGTGAGTCTTCAGACAGAAAATCTCAGAATTTGGAATGAGAAGGCCTGAATCGTGGTGCTGCCAtttgctgtttgaccttggacaagtcatttagaacCCCGAGTCTCGGTTTCTTCAAACAGAGAATACAAGCTTGAAGAACCCTTAGAGCTCTAACTTTTAACATTTTCTAAATGTTGAAACGAATCAGTGAGTATACCAAAGGTTCAATCCCGGTTACCTCTGCCGAGCCTCTTATCTCAGTCGTGCCCGGTTGGCTTGgccattcctccctccctccccgccATTCCCAACGCCAAGCCCCTCCAGCCAAGCCGAGGTTCTTTCTCTTAGGAAACACCGTGACCCTTTTCACCTTTCCACCAGCAAAGTAAGAGAAACCCGCCTCCGGGATCTCCAGagccctcccttcccctcccccagcccctctGCGTCTCCACCCTGAAGGCTGAAGCAAAAGCCGACAGGTTGAGAAAGAGGCGCATCACGCGCCGGGGAGTCTCTGACCCACCCGCGGCCCCACCCCTCATCCGGCCAGAGCCAATGGCCACGACGGGGGGTGGCAGCAGGCCGGCCGAGCCCGGGACCGCGGCATAAAGGAGCCGCGGGCAGAGCCGGGCCTGAACCTTCGGCCGCCGGGACCCGCAAGTTTCCCTAGAGGTCCCGCTTTTCCCAAATCCTCGGCTGCTGAGAAGCTCAGGTGAGGACTGGGGCAGCCCCAGCTGTCAACTCCGAGCGAGGGACTGGGGGGCTTGGACAGGGGCAGGCTCCTTTAggtcagcccccccccccccgtggaaGAGCTTGGTCCTCCAGGGTCGCCACATCcgtgtgcgtgcgtgcgtgtgtgtgtgtgtatgtgtgtcagtgtgtgtatgtgtgtcagtgtgtgtgtgtatgtgtgtcagtGTCAGTGTCTGTGTTTCTGCCTAAAGTGGGGGGCAGTTGAGAGTTAAGGGCGATGTAACCTTTCCCCAAGCTGTCGGGAAACCAGGACAATGAACAGCAGTTACTTCCCAGGAAAGATTGGGGGGACATCCGTCAAACCCTCTGCAGACCTGCAGAAGCTCTGAGGGCACGTTTGCCTTTATTTCCACTATTCCCGCGGTAGCAGAGTCCGGAGCTTATGGAGTCTGGGTGTGTTTTTGGCCCACACTTCTTGGGGGAGGAGATTGTGTTCCTGAGcggagggaagggggtgggagagggagagCGGAGTGAGGAGGGTCAGCTCTTTGGATGGAACTGGGAATAGGGAGTGGCTAGCGCCGGGAACTGGGACTGCTCCCCCCAGAGCTGAACTGGGACTGCTCGTTCCCAGGCTTTATTCTTCCCGGATGACCCGGGGCGGTCCTGGATTTCCTCTCTGCCCACTCTTGCGGACATCCCTccggttggggggggggggggttgagggcCGGGGAAGTAGATTTGTGCTTGTTTGTGCCTTTATGGTAATGCTCGAAGGGAGGAGGATAAAAGCTGCTCCCTGGACCCGCTTCAGAGGCCCCTTAGAAGGCCCTGCAAACCCCGGTGCCCTGGGACTGGGGGATGGGGACAGTGCTGGGAGGGTGGCTCTTGGTCTCCAGCCAAGTCCCTTCTGCCTGGCCGGGGTTGATGGGGTCCTGGCTTACAGGCTCCTCCACGTGACCTTCTCTCCTGGCTGGGAGAGGTGGGGCTTCTTTGGAAAGAGCCGGGCAAGAAGTTGTCTTGGGATGCCGGAGGATTAGATATCCAGAGTAAAGAAGAATTTTAGCTTGCAGGGTCTTTAGATCCTAGGCTGAGCGAGATCTGAATGTTTAGAGGTGCCTTTCTCACTCTGCTGtagaaaagaccaaaaaaaagcttccctcctcctctcccactTCCTTCAACAGCAGCTGGCTGTAAAGCCTTACCTTTATATTCtgtgggatcatagatttacagctggaagggaccttagggaaactgaggccctgaggtGGCAGGGGCCAGGATTGAACCCCGAGTCATCTTGAAAATAAATCCAGCTCTATTCTAGACCAGTATGATGCTTGGGTCATGCTCCTGAGAAATGAAGTTGTTGTAAGTTCTGAAGAAGGTGCATTTGGTGATTAGGTTAGGGAGAGGCTTAGAAATGTTGTGATATCAGAACAGCCGTTTAACCTGTGGATGTCCAAGGCAACAGCAAGTTAGAGAGGAGAGTCAGCAAtgaaacagaagtttaatttcaaagtggGGAAAGAGCTCACAAGCAAGGAAGATTAGACATGTGCCCCTAGTGGGAGGAACCCACTTTAGTGTAGCTGAACCCTGATTTATATACTTATGACTGGAGAAAGAGTCAAACAATGGTGAGGCGCAACAACCACAGTGAAGCAAGGTTGTCTAGTAACAAAAAGTTCATTCATAGAAGAGCTTCATGTCTGAGCCTGTTGGTGCTTGCCAGAGCTCAGGGACCCATCAGCTCTAGAAGGTGAGTGCAAAGGACTGTTGTTATGCCAGGCTTAAGACCTTAGTTTTGGAAAACTTTGTCTTCTAATGTTTTGACAGCAGTAATCCTACAAACACCCCCATCAGGAAAACAAAAATCGTGAGTTGTCTTGTTCAGTATATGTAAATTATGCAAATGCTACTATGTTAATAAACACAAATAGAAGTTTTTTTAAGGTagcagataaaatgaaataatacaatcCTAGGACCAGTAGACTGGAGTATACTAGAGATGATAAAAGCAAAATGGTCACTTTGGAATGCAATTTAAGAATTTGGCTTCTGTGTGAGGGTATGTGAGAGTGAAGGAAGACTGAGCAGAGATGAGTTATAGAAGGATCTTGCAAAAGTCCATTGGAGAGATGATTAGGGTCTGAATTAGTCAAAAGAGAGAGATGCTTTGGTAGCTGATGGGATATGTGGGGTAAGAGGTATTTGAAGGTTTGGAAGGACTGGTAGCCTAGACAATAATAGTTGTCACAGTTGCCTCATCCTGTGGGATTCTTTTACTAGTTACTACTACAGCATcaactcctttctttcctccattttcccATTGGTAGTTTCATCATAGTTGTCTTCAGTTGGAGCAAGTTGAGAACATGAGATAGAAGGTTGAGTAGGAGATTATTAATGTAATTGTATTAGAGACAAGCCTTCAAGTAGACAGGGAGAGGGATTTGGTCTAATTTTAGCCTGTTTTAAGATTTcaaagtgcttaacaaatatctcattttattctcacaataaccctgtgaagtaggtgctgtctttatcctcattttacagataaagaaactgaagatattaagtgtctgaggcagaatttgaactcaggacttcctgacccTTGGTCCATGTCTAACCACTGAGCCAATCTAGCTGACTCTAATCACTGTATTTAGCTCTTGGTTTCCATTTTGGGAACTAGTGTCATAAAATTTAGTAGCACattgcaacttttaaaaatagttactGTTTTCAAACTGGATATCCGTTTTTATTATTTGAACTTCTAACGTTGACACTCAATCGAGTATTGCCTTTAGTTTTAATATCTAAACTCATCGTTACATCTCTTATATTTACCTTCATTCCATCCTTATCCCACTTGACGCACAGTATTTAGTATATAACtaaatgttgaatgaataaattttgtttttccattgggaagattatatttatttcccGAAGAAATAAGAGCTTAGATTTTTGGTTTGGCTTGATTTTTAATCATGAATTTTATGTCTCTGtcttacttttttccccccttaaggTTTGAAACATGAATTTCTACCTGTATTTAGCCTCCCTCTGCTTGGGGATAGTATCTGCAGTTCCACAAATTGATCGAAGTTTAGATGCTCAATGGCACCAATGGAAGTCAAAGCACAGAAGGACATACGAAGTGGTAAGCTTTAAActgctttttttcttaactatgaTGAGTACAAGATGTCCAAGGTAGACTAAGGAAATGAACCTGCCCCAGGAGTCAACTATTATCCAGACTCGAACTTAATTTAGTTAAAATTGCTGCTTTTCCCACAAGTTCAGAGGGTAGGGATGTCAGTAGCTTCAGAGTTTGGAAACCCTTCTGTGATCACCATCCCAAGTAGGTGCTAAACTAGTTACTGACAATGGATTTGGTCTGAAGATGATTTAACTTACATGTATAGTATAAGCTTATTGAACCTTACATGTTTGTGCTTCTAGAATGAAGATAATTGGAGGAGAGCAACATGGGAGAAGAATTTGAGAAGGATTGAAATGCATAATCTGGAGTACAGTGCTGGCAAACACAATTTCCAGATGGCAATGAACAAGTTTGGTGATATGGTGGGTGTGTTCTAACAGTCTGATAATCCTGAATAGTCAGTTACCTTTTGGTCCCAATATACTTAATATAAAtcacctttcttttcattttagacCAGTGATGAATTCAGACAAACAATGAATGGCTATAGACAAAACAAATTTCAGAGGAAAGCCAAAGGAACTCTGTTTCGTGAACCTCTCCTTACACCAATCCCTAAAAGTATAGACTGGAGAGAGAAAGGCTATGTAACTCCTGTTAAGAATCAGGTATTATAAGTTGCTTATGCTTGATAAACAATCTCTTAAATAATGGGACTTCAGATCACATCTGTGACTGAGTTTCTGTTCATATTTAAAACtgtttagatttgtttttttttaccttgtaaACTGACCAATACTTCTTTGACTTTTTCAGGGTTCATGTGGTTCTTGTTGGGCATTTAGCTCAACTGGTTCCCTCGAAGGCCAATGGTATGGTAAAACAGGCTCACTTGTTTCACTTAGTGAACAGAATTTGGTTGACTGCTCAGGTAGTCAAGGCAACAGTGGCTGTATGGGTGGTTTGATGGATAATGCCTTTGAATATGTGAAGGTTAATGGAGGCATTGACACAGAGGACTCCTATCCCTATGAAGGAAAGGTAAACATAGTTATTGTATTTCCTATCAAATTGGTTTAGTTATATTTGAAAGGAGAGTCTCAGTTTGGGGGATGGGAGTTGAGGAGGCCTGCAAAGACTACAGATTTAAATGCCCACCTTCCTAATTAGACAATCTACAACTGAATCCAAAATGTTAACACTTAAAATTAGTTGCCTTCACTATGGATACAATAGTCAATGAATAAGATCCTTTAGGAACTATGTGTACTGTATCTCAGACACTATAGATTATTTAGTCAGACAGCTTCATTTTACAATGATTTGTTCAAAATCATCAACATGATatattttcctgattccctcagCCTAAATTCATTCTTGTATTTGTATCTTAGCATTCATGCCTCACTGTCACCTAGTTCCCACAATAGGTGGTGCTTCCTTAGGAGCAGTGAAGTAAATAACAATCAAATCTAATGTTGCACAATAGATGCTGTTTTTATCATCCTTAAGGTTAACAAGGCATGCCATTTGCTTAATCTCAATTGACCTTCAGTGCCCTGTCAGGGGGCAGTTTCTGGTAATCTCTCAGCCTCATTCCCATGATTATATTAAActggtagcttttttttttggctatagCATACTCCTGGTAGGCTCTTTACAGTTGTTAATTAGCTGGTTGTTTTACACCAGTGGTATCATTCATATTGAAATGGGGGAACATTGAATGCATGAATGGATGCAGGATGCATGTGTAGCAATGTTACTAGCCCTCTGGTTTATACTatgcagctttttttttcccaatgtgaCTTTCAAATAGTCTTTTATCCTCCCACATCCAGCTATCTGACTGGGAGAACATTGTCcatataatttattattcatCTAGGCAGTGTCACTGATATATTAAACCAGACcatatatttgtttcattttaaaaggaTGGCAGTTGTCGGTACAAGGTACAGTGTTCTGGTGCTAATGTCACTGGATTTGTAGACATCCCAGCCCATCAGGAAAAGGCTCTCACTAAGGCTGTGGCAACTAAAGGTCCTATCTCTGTTGCTATTGATGCAGGACATCCATCCTTCCAGTTCTATCGGACTGGTaagcatttttcttatttctgtatTGATGAACATAAACCATATTGTTGCCACTTAATAGCTAGTATTTCTCAAGTTAATATTTCACTTGAATATCCTAGGTGTTTATTTTGAACCAAACTGCAGTAGTGACGAACTTGATCATGGAGTGCTGGTCGTAGGCTATGGTGTGGAGgagaaaagtggaaagaaataCTGGATTGTCAAGAACAGGTAAACCAACTTCTTACCTAGAATGTCATTGCCTTGTAGacaattttttgttatttcattttgaagggggagggaagaggaacgATAAGAATTCCTGGGATCCTGTGAAAAGGGGAAGGCATTTTCATAGTCAAAGAGGAAGTTCAAATAAAACCTCAGACaattagtaactgtgtgacccttggccaaattacttaaccttgtgtacctcaatttccctcatctgga
This window harbors:
- the CTSL gene encoding procathepsin L, whose product is MNFYLYLASLCLGIVSAVPQIDRSLDAQWHQWKSKHRRTYEVNEDNWRRATWEKNLRRIEMHNLEYSAGKHNFQMAMNKFGDMTSDEFRQTMNGYRQNKFQRKAKGTLFREPLLTPIPKSIDWREKGYVTPVKNQGSCGSCWAFSSTGSLEGQWYGKTGSLVSLSEQNLVDCSGSQGNSGCMGGLMDNAFEYVKVNGGIDTEDSYPYEGKDGSCRYKVQCSGANVTGFVDIPAHQEKALTKAVATKGPISVAIDAGHPSFQFYRTGVYFEPNCSSDELDHGVLVVGYGVEEKSGKKYWIVKNSWGKDWGNDGYVFMTKDENNHCGIATAASYPLVM